The Anastrepha obliqua isolate idAnaObli1 chromosome 5, idAnaObli1_1.0, whole genome shotgun sequence DNA window acatGGCAACACTTACAGCTACATCACACTTACAGTGCTCTGCTTCTACTTAGTACTTTACATGCACGGTCTGCTGCTTTACTCTCCGTGCTTTCGCTGCTCGTCTTACAGTTACGTTCACGCTATACTCTACGCTTCCAATTATCAAAGCGACATTGTGAAGAGCGGCAGCACAATCGCCGCAAATGAGAGCAGAAACAGACGTTCACTTGAACTGCTGAGCGCGCTCGCTTGGCACAGCAGGTCTTCGGGGAAGATCTCCAGTATGGGCAGGCGACGACCTGTTGTCGGATCGTGACAAGTGTTGGAGCGCGCGCGCTGTAGAGAGGTATGAGagtagaaaacagaaaaaaattagtagATAAAGCACAAGGCTTCAGTGCtcaaaaataaagcaataaacagaaaaaaggCTTACGCGCATAATGTGTGCGGGTAACGGTAGCTTCGTGCGAGGTAACGAAACGCaaaagaatttttggaaaataagaaaacacaTTAATTTTGTAagtgtgtaaataaaaaaaaaaatacatgcacacacacaagtCAATCAActaatttcaatatatttttgtagttCGTATACTTTTGGCATTTTTCTGACTTACCTGCACCATCCGTTTCATCTCATCCTTTTGTATCACTTTAATTTGCGCTGATTCACGTAACCACCGCCTCAGCCAGTGTCCGAACCACACCAGCCCGCACTCGCACTCGAGCGGATTTTGTGACGTATCCAGTCCGCCCATAATGCTGCGTGTGCCCACTGTATCCCAGTAGGTCTTATTCGGATAGAAGCTGTCTGCCGCGAGCGCATTGATTTTGTTGTTTGAAATGTCGATAGCCAGTTGTGGCACGGCGCGCAGTGTGTAAAAAATGCCCGGCGGCAAGTCAGATATTCTGGTGTGCGAGATTTTCACCAGCAAATGTTGATTGCGCGCTAATCCCGTCAGCGCATCCGGCGCTATAGTTTGCACATTCCCGCCATACAACTCTAGCAACTGTAATTTCGTGTTATTCACCAGCCTCGCTAATAGCTCTGGGCCGATATTCGTTTCGACGCAATGCACACGTAATTCTTGCAGGCCCGGTATGCGTGCCACAATCTCGCCCAAATTCTGATGCGACGTAAGATGTAAGCTGCGCAGAGAACGCAATTTGATAAACACCGACGGATTGCTCACCTTCACGTCGAGCAGATTTAGATCGGTTAGATGGCGTAGAGCAACGAAATCGTGGGCGGTGATGCGTCGCAGTGGGTTGTGCGCCAGGTCTAGTACACGCACAGATGTGGGTAGGTGTTCGGCAACGTTGCTGGCATTGACGATTTTATTATGTGACACATTCACGTGACGCAGCTGACGCATCTCGTGAAGCGAGGAGAGCTCCTGCAAGTAATTGCCGCTCACATCGAGGTGCGAGAGATAGGGCAGACTGAGCTGTGGCAGCACATAAAGACCCATGCGCCGTATTTTCAGGCGTCGCAGCCGTGGCGTGTGCAAGAACACCTCTTTCAGATTGGTGGTAACCAACGGGTTTTGCGACAATTCCAAGTTGGTAAGATTGTTGAGAAAAGTGAAGGTGTTGTCGGGCAGTACAGTGATGCGATTGCACGCCAAGTTGATGTCGTAGAGAAACTGCGAATTAACAAACATACTGGAGTCGAGATACTCGAGCGTATTTTGTGCCATCTGTATGCTGCGTAGCGTAAAACCGACGTCTGAGAAGGCAGGCACCGGCCACACTGACAGCTGATTCTCGGAGATGTCCAAGTATTCGAGGCGCGTATTCATGAATACCTCACGCGGAAGCGCACGCAGACGATTGCCACGTACGCGTAGTATGCGTAACTTGCGCAGATTCGAGAACTGTTCCACTTGCAGCTGTTCGAGTCCATTATAGCAGAGATCCAACTCCTGCAAACTATTTAGACCCTGAAAACTACGACGCCGCAGCGAAGTGATATTATTATGTGCGAGGTTGAGTATCTCGAGAAATTCCAAGTCGCCGAATGCATGGTTGGCGAGACCACCAATGTTGTTGTTCGCCAAGTTCAGGAAGCGTAGCGTATTAGCGAGATTAGCGAAGCTTTCGGTCTTGCTGATCGCATTGTGACTGATATCCAGGTTATAGATGTACATGTACGAGCTGAGTTCGTCCTCGAAGTGTGAAATCTGGTTGTAGGTGACATTCAGCCGCAGCGGTGTGCTGGTGTTGGAGACAAAGTGGAACATTTTTAGCGAGAGCGTGCACAGGTGGTTGTGCATCAAGTCCAAGGCAGCGAGGTTGGGTAGTATGGTGAAGGCGCCATGTGAGATGTTGGCCAATTGGTTGTAGGACAAATCGATGTAGCGCAGAAATTCCAAATTGTAGAAGCTATGCCGCTCCAACAATTTCAACTTGTTCGATTGCAAGTTAAGCGTTTGCAGGTCGCCTAAATTGTAAAAGGTATGACGTGCAATGACCTCCAAGGCATTGTACGAGAGATCGATTTCCACCAAGTGGCTGTGTACGTCGGGTAGAAAGAGTCCACGCGGCAGCTGCTTAACTTGATTGAATGCCAAATTGATGTAGCTCAGTTCGCGCATATTCGCAAAAGATTCATTCGACAGCATCTTCAGGTTATTATTGTCCAAACCGAGCCACATTAGTTGTGAGAGCGGCACTAGCGCATCGAGTGGATCGATTGACTCCAAAATGCGTGCCGGGAAGACCGCAAATGAGAGTTCAAGTATTTTCAGCGTGCGCGAAACATTCTCGAAAACCATAGGGTGATGTATGTTGATGTCATTGAAGCTCAAGCTGATCTCCTGTATTTGCTCCAACCCATAGAAGGAGCCCAAATGCAAGTGCGTGATTTTGTTGTTACGCAACAATATCGTCTGCAAGTTCGCACCCCAATTATCCACCGCAAAAATGCCCTCCGGTATATCCGATATCAGATTGTAGCCCATATTGAGATATGAGAGCTGTGTATAGTTGCGCAACGCCAAAACCGGAATCATCGTGAAATTATTGCCGCTCAAGCTGAGCACGCGCAGATTCTCCGTATTCTCCGGCAAATTGGTTAGCTGACAAATATTATTCGAGGCTAAATACAAATACTTCAGCTTGTGCAGCGTACTAATCGCCCCCGGCACCGCATTTAGCTCATTACGCTCCAGATCCAAATACTCCAACGTCTCAGTTATACCTTCAAAGGCATTGACATGTATGCGTTCGATGGCATTGAAAGCCAAAACCAAATGCACAATGCCAGTACCCTTGAACACGGCCGGTGGTAGCTGGCGTATATAGTTCTTCTCCAGATTGAGCGCGCGCACATGCACATCTGAGTAGTTGTTTTGAAACCAATCTGATTCCAGCATCTCTACCAAATTCATGCCCATGTCGAGTTTTTCTAGTCGCATGCGCACCAACCGCAGCTCTTTCGTTTGCACGCTGCGCAGTAAATTGTCACGTAGCGATACGATACGTAGCCCGTGTAGATGCTCGAAGagttgttgtggaaaaacggtGAGCAGGTTACTCGATAGATCGATGGTGACCAATGAGCGTGGCAGGAAGTTGGGCGCTATATGATAGATGCGGTTATTGGAGATATCTAGCCAGAGTAGCTTTTGAAGGCGACTAAATGGTTTGCTGGGCGCAATGTGATTGCTCGTGCTTGGTATGTGGCCCGCAGATCCACTCAGTCCAGTCAGCGTGTTCAGCGCGTTATTGTGGCCGCTCTTTGTGGTGGCCAGCTCATCATGTCGCGTGATCGCCGCCAAGCTGGAGGGATGACCACTACCGCCACCATTCACGCCATTACCATTTTCATGCAGACCGAAGGGTGACACTTCGGTGATGTCGTTGCCCGAAAGGTGTAGAGAGCGCAATGTGTCGAAGAGAGCTTCCCAATTGCCTTCGAGCGAAGTGATGTGATTCCTTTTGGTGGTTAGAAGAGAAGGAAAATAAGGAAAGTGTGTGAGTTAGCTGATGTTTTATAGAACGAGCGCAGTTAAAATGAGTTTTTGGGAAAGAggtacaaataaaatttaacaaaatataaattaactgAAGAAGCAAATGTTGACATTAGTACTTCGCTGGcagaaatttttgagaaaatatttttagagccTAAATCGGTGGCCAAACCAGGATTATCGGAAAGAAATGTTCCATTGTGCATTTAGTGGGACTTGAAAGGAATCATTTGTTAAAAGTTGCTTCTGTATGGCCAAATGGAAACTCTAAAACTCAGATCGCTACTGCGAACAACTGGACCGTTTGAAGTTAGCGATTGACCAGTAACGACCAGAATGGGTCAACACAAGAGATATTGcatttcatcaagacaacgcaagGCCACACGCGTCTGTAGTGACTCGTCAAAAGCTTCGGGAGTTGGGTtgggaagttttaatgcatTCAACGAATAGTCCGTATCTGGCACAAAGCGATTACCACTTTTTTCCTCTCATTGCGAAACTTTCTGTGTAATAAGAAATTAGTATTAAGAGAAGATCGATTGAGAAATTGAGATGAAAATCGATTACTAAACTTTctcctaggtaggtaggtaggtgaaatggttgaaatgccTGTCTGGcattcctcaagtagcactaaagcactgTTCTGATactattatgagacctccaacatgCAGATTATCTACAGCCAGCAAGAGCTGGAGGAGGAGATTGATTgtatttaggttggcgcactgccccaggctgtcgaagaaaggagcgcccagtgaccttagtcgtgtAGCTGCCAAACctgaacatttacagagaaaatgctctacagtctccttctctgaaagtctccacagcttctgcgaTAGGGGTTAAATGGCAACCCTAGCTTgtctgcgtgtgtgccgatcgtccagtgaccggtaaagacagctacgagtttgtgaattgaatggcgaggagtccaatggactttctgagtccttcgtatattgtattgcggccaaagggttttcgaaatagcgcatgAAGAAAtgcagctccatcttttctgcactttcctgagaaataatttgtgcagttcctttttaacaacagtcaaggggatgccgaggccgggtaggaggtctctgaagcTAATTTAGTcttcttcctggcaagctcgtcaGCAATTTCCTTTCTCTCTAttttcctatgtcctggaacccagattagagaaaCGTTACCTGCAcgcccaagagatttgatctcctccttacaggagtttactaatttcgttctgctccATGGCGTCATCAGAgtcttaatcgcggcttgactatcggagaaaatgttaatatctccctcgttcCCGCGTGTTCTAAACATTTTGCAtgtctgcaggatcgcaaagacttctgcttgaaaaacactagcagtgttcggcagtttaatggagatagataaattggctgatttagagaaaacccctgcttctACTCCCTATTCCagcttagaaccgtcagtgaagacagaggtgcaagcttcagTGCAGACTTTCCCCTCGATCTAATCCTgcttatttggaaagattgccctagcacgaccctcaaactctagtttgcagatagagagatctgttcgaagttccgAGAAATACGGTggtaactgcccgaaaatgctaccatgtttCTTGACAGATTGCCtgcagaggccaatctcctttaacctgattgcactttgagccgCGATGGAAGTGACGGAAAAGTCgaaaaggacattcagggcagcaatgcggcaagttttacatgctccggtgatgccaatgtatgcagtcctttgcaccctcccagcttagtgttattatagccttccgaagagcttcctcACCATTGGCAAAACCattgcgttgtacatccaccacacgacctgtggcttgagcccccattttttaccgaatatattgtatatttgcaggagtagaaggctatactggccttcgttacccgattttcaatgtatagctttcaatggagtttggaatcaagtatcactccaagatacctaacttccgatgagagtgggagaacgtggttgttaaTTTAGAATAAGGGCCAAGACTTCTGTGAAAGAGACACTATGAAGCTACCTTTAAAATTGTGCGGTGCATATTTGATCCATATCGGGCAATTCGAAACATCGTAAATAAAGTTctgaattttacgcaaaaataatgcacttcttttttcccaaactaatattttaaataagctTTAAAGAGAAGTGACGGAAATACGGGAATTAGTAAATCTGAATACGATATGATCACTTGTGATGTGATTAGATGCGATGGGGTGTGAGTACTTAGATAGCTGTGGTGCCGTAAGAATGTTTAATGTTGGTGGAGcgttcttatttttataatttcatataattttataaaattttatttactttttgaatgaaatgcattttaaatttcgatttttctcaCCTTTGCGCCACAAGCCGGGTTAGCGAATGCAATTTCTGCAATGCCTCCAACGGTATGTGTTGCATTTTGTTGCCAGATATGTCCAGCGTCATGAGCGAATGCGTCATTGTGCTGCAAtagagtagaaaaaaaataaatataaatattcatagcatatacatataatacaaacatatatatgtacaaataaataaagtattatTGAGTGTATTTCGGCTAAACGAAAAACTCATTCAATTTAATCAAATATGCGATTTTAATTAGTAAATCAAAATTGTGATTTCTATTGCCATTTCAAACTCGTTGAAAGCATTTTGTCATACCACAATCAAgtctataatttttacaatttaattttgaaaaggaATACCTGCACACTTCAAAACGCTTAACTGCCACTTTCTGGCATAACTGCAAACttcaaaatgaattttcatcTAATAGCAGAATACTCGTACATCAGCACTCGACAGTTTAAAATCATATTTCGGCTAATGCCATTTTGCATTATGCTAACGAATTTTTGACAAAACACTTATGGAAATGTGTGCAGACCACAAACTGCTCATTTGCCTTTGTATTGGTAAGTGGCAAAAAGCCACCAAATATTTATCGAAAACATGCAATTTTGTCTGCATGTTGTTAATGTTGAAGTGTTGTTAATACAAGGTGTTTCAAGTTCGAGTTTCCTTATTAaatcgtaattaaaaaaatatttcttgtggggGTTCTTCAACTATTTATTGacaaatgaaaatgtaaaatagcggccgccgtagccgaatgggttggtgcgtgaactatgggcaaaaagtaaggtgaatttggttgtaaaatgaaaaatctttatttattcttgtaaatcaatttcatccccttcaaaataatatcgatgaaatacacttatgccaacgatttttccaattccCGAAACAtgtcaaatagtccatttccggtgccatcagcaccttcttcgattcagcttttatctcctcaatcgactcgaaacgcgttccccggagtggcctcttgagttttgggaatagccagaagtcacacggagccaaatcaggcgaatttttggcgaaatggtcacgaagaacgagtgcagtgtgagacggtgcattatcgtgatgcaaaaaccaagagttgttggcccataattctggtctttttagacgaattgcttcacgtaaacgacgcataacgctcaaataatattccttattaacagtttggccaggtggaaggaattcatagtgcaccacaccacgaaaatcaaaaaaaactgtcatcatgacctttatttttgaacgacgttgacgtgctcttttcggtctggcctcgcctttagcacgatattcgcttgattggtcggttgtttcagggtcgtaagtataaatccaagtctcatctcccgtaatgatgcatttgagcttgtcctgattgTCTGAAAGCAtcgtttcacacacatcaacgcgacgacttttttccaagaaattgagagttttcggtaccaaacgagatttgactttttgtaggcccaaatggtctttcaaaatggttttcacagatccttctgatattccaatCATAttagtaaggtctttaacagtcaaccgacgatttttgagcactaactccttcactttattgacgtgttggtcatctgttgacgtcgatggtcgtccggtgcgctccaagtcatcaacacgttctcgaccctctttgaagtctttgtaccacttataaacattttgcgACATGGtagaatcaccaaatgccttttgCAACATGCTAAACTTTTCCGAAGccaaaatttcattccgcaaacaaaatgtgatggcacttctctgctcaatcaaatcagacattgtaaaaatcgaaaaatgcactcttggtcgtttcgtaaacacaagcgtaaatatattactgataatgacattcacatgaaagttagcccagatgttattaacagtgctgccaactcatgaaaaaaataactagagcgaaattttaatcccgcgaacgttgacaaataaattcaccttatcttttgcccacagtagtagatcTATTCGGGGCGCAatgcacaaacagccaatcaacaataataataataacacacctcgtattttgtgtcatttaaattaagaaaatattagcTGTGTGGTTCGCACGTGAAAAACCCCCCACAAAATTagcttagaaaattttaaactaaaaatagcTACGCTGAACAAACCAGCAAATTCATGTGTATTTCAGCAAACACTTTCACTCACAATTCAggtacttttttatttgacaaGTGTTCACACAATTCGCAAACAAGTTGAGCCTGTAGAACGAAGCTGAATGTAATCATAGAGGGCAGGAAAGGAATGAAAGGAAAATAAGCTTTGCACAGAGTCAGCGTTGAAAATATTAGAACATtcatgcatactcgtacatatgttaGAACATACTGTACATAGGTTAGtatgttttttttcgttcaagcatacatgcatgtatgtatatgtgtgcgtttATATGGTCAGCATATGCCAATGACGCACATATGAGTATTTATGTACACACCGATGTTGTGTGCAggttaaatataaaaagttggCTTGATTATGCATACCGACATGCACACACTTATAACATTCCTCAAGTATCTGTATGAGGCTCTACAACTTTTATTCAACTCACTCGACTGCATTTTAGTGGAGTGTCTGGAGcgttaaaaacgttaaaacctaggatgtctcagggactagatgaaattaaattatctttgtgaaaatgtgttgtgaataacataaataataatctctacctatttaaaagttgtgcatttgatttttaaatagcaaaaatttatgattgcaataccttatgtgctataatgcaaataacgttgtagaatttattgtttttgtaacagaagtggaagcaaatgaaaaaataaatagattatgggtaattaaatgttaaaaaaaaaaatattatgtgaactattcgtttatttaaataattagcatacaaaaaaaaaataaaaaaatgttttctgttattataatatagcataaaagtaaaatcgaattaattattaaaaacaaaaaaattatgactatttaaaaatgaattaacaaaaaaatttgtctattgaaaaatttacattttttcatatatcatcttcaatttcactgatgttaatcataggcgctacattttattgaaagatatgtcacaaaaattttctatgctttcaataatatcttttctataaataactcctctgatccgtttataaactacactttcagtggcacctcgttcaaaaggacccccttcgacgcttattcctttcattaaagtctgatcacttgcaataccagaaaaaaaatatctgatcgcctagatgtgaaatatcctgttgtatatttttcgaactctgctgGATCCATTTTACACTGTAATTCCTTCATATCTTGCAGAtaaatttgtgcagccttcgcaTAGGGAAAATGTCCTGATGCGTCGAATAGTGGAATCATCAGCTCAGTACTATGTAGATGTAAATTCCAATCCCCCATAAGGTCGGCAGCAATGAAGTCTTTCAATATtgttaccattcgaaaatacgtaatccatagttttgatgttttatgtttattttcaagctcaactaacttatcttcaaaaattctactcagcatttgaaatccttgattttctgtaatttcattgtaattgaacatttcaaaaatcatcGATATTTATTCGtcattcaatacatttaaaaaatccgcattattttccttaagatcttcaaaaattaattgtgatAAAGCCTGCTGCAATAAGGTATGAGCACGTATTGCTCTAGCATAGGCACGTCCTGACGTTATGTGATCAATCGTATTTTCTGCATAAATGGTAATATAGAAAGAACTTCTTTTATCCCACTTCCAGCCATAATATAACCAATAATATATAACGTTGGGAAGTTGTTTTtctttatctatttaagtaaaatttaacatagaactaaaaaaaaattatttccaactaaatattatattatgctccaatatattaatttttcatatttttttgtttaaacaatgaaaaaattaattgcacaatataatattggtagaagttacaatttagagcatacaaaagaaaatcctgtTGGTTACATGACAATTCATTCAGTCCCTCAGAGATCCGAGGTCAAAACCCCCGGGCACTCCACTATTTATGTCGCACACGTGCGCCACACTGCGCATGAGCTGCAtacctacgtatgtatgtattgtacatagagagtaaaaaatgttatattcaaaatttttgatgacaCACATGAGTCAACTTTACATGCATTTCTTTTACTAcaagctttttttctttttttgttttttgttacctTGGCGTTTCTACCTTTTGCTGATCATCATATGAAtgtgcaaatttgaaaatttttgtggcaTGACCAGCAAAGAAATGTCTACA harbors:
- the LOC129247760 gene encoding chaoptin, with translation MSRTHLQSVDDETFQGLRLKTLKLIDNELQDISERSFSTMTHSLMTLDISGNKMQHIPLEALQKLHSLTRLVAQRNHITSLEGNWEALFDTLRSLHLSGNDITEVSPFGLHENGNGVNGGGSGHPSSLAAITRHDELATTKSGHNNALNTLTGLSGSAGHIPSTSNHIAPSKPFSRLQKLLWLDISNNRIYHIAPNFLPRSLVTIDLSSNLLTVFPQQLFEHLHGLRIVSLRDNLLRSVQTKELRLVRMRLEKLDMGMNLVEMLESDWFQNNYSDVHVRALNLEKNYIRQLPPAVFKGTGIVHLVLAFNAIERIHVNAFEGITETLEYLDLERNELNAVPGAISTLHKLKYLYLASNNICQLTNLPENTENLRVLSLSGNNFTMIPVLALRNYTQLSYLNMGYNLISDIPEGIFAVDNWGANLQTILLRNNKITHLHLGSFYGLEQIQEISLSFNDINIHHPMVFENVSRTLKILELSFAVFPARILESIDPLDALVPLSQLMWLGLDNNNLKMLSNESFANMRELSYINLAFNQVKQLPRGLFLPDVHSHLVEIDLSYNALEVIARHTFYNLGDLQTLNLQSNKLKLLERHSFYNLEFLRYIDLSYNQLANISHGAFTILPNLAALDLMHNHLCTLSLKMFHFVSNTSTPLRLNVTYNQISHFEDELSSYMYIYNLDISHNAISKTESFANLANTLRFLNLANNNIGGLANHAFGDLEFLEILNLAHNNITSLRRRSFQGLNSLQELDLCYNGLEQLQVEQFSNLRKLRILRVRGNRLRALPREVFMNTRLEYLDISENQLSVWPVPAFSDVGFTLRSIQMAQNTLEYLDSSMFVNSQFLYDINLACNRITVLPDNTFTFLNNLTNLELSQNPLVTTNLKEVFLHTPRLRRLKIRRMGLYVLPQLSLPYLSHLDVSGNYLQELSSLHEMRQLRHVNVSHNKIVNASNVAEHLPTSVRVLDLAHNPLRRITAHDFVALRHLTDLNLLDVKVSNPSVFIKLRSLRSLHLTSHQNLGEIVARIPGLQELRVHCVETNIGPELLARLVNNTKLQLLELYGGNVQTIAPDALTGLARNQHLLVKISHTRISDLPPGIFYTLRAVPQLAIDISNNKINALAADSFYPNKTYWDTVGTRSIMGGLDTSQNPLECECGLVWFGHWLRRWLRESAQIKVIQKDEMKRMVQRARSNTCHDPTTGRRLPILEIFPEDLLCQASALSSSSERLFLLSFAAIVLPLFTMSL